A portion of the Paenibacillus marchantiae genome contains these proteins:
- a CDS encoding redoxin domain-containing protein: protein MGKSRRAVQIVILLLILVLGGYAITTSVSGSNGKPKEGDKAPSFELLGLDGQVHTSEEYKGKAMVINFWGTWCEPCVKEMPALQAQADKWKDQGVQFVGINVGEDQMTVENFVRQVGVTFPIMLDRDKNSIRDFGISPMPTTFFVSDTGKISTIHIGQLDLDTLDAQISQLAKQP, encoded by the coding sequence ATGGGGAAATCAAGAAGAGCGGTGCAAATCGTCATTTTGTTATTGATCCTGGTGTTGGGCGGATATGCGATTACTACATCGGTATCCGGCTCGAATGGCAAGCCAAAAGAAGGAGACAAAGCTCCTTCTTTTGAACTGCTGGGCCTGGATGGACAAGTTCATACGTCTGAGGAATACAAAGGCAAAGCCATGGTAATCAACTTCTGGGGAACATGGTGTGAGCCTTGTGTCAAAGAGATGCCTGCGCTACAAGCGCAAGCGGACAAATGGAAGGACCAGGGTGTGCAATTTGTTGGTATCAATGTTGGGGAAGACCAGATGACCGTGGAAAATTTTGTTCGACAGGTGGGCGTTACGTTTCCGATTATGCTCGACCGTGACAAAAACTCGATCCGGGATTTTGGCATTTCGCCGATGCCAACGACATTTTTTGTCTCCGACACGGGTAAAATCTCCACCATTCATATCGGTCAACTTGATTTGGACACACTTGACGCTCAAATTTCACAACTGGCGAAACAGCCCTGA
- a CDS encoding nucleoside recognition domain-containing protein — protein MINLIWLLMIVTGFAFAAAQGKIEVVTQAAFDGAATGVTVCFGLISVLVFWMGMMKMAEDAGLLGRIAKLLGPVVGFLFPDVPRNHPAMGYILSNMSANLLGLGNAATPMGIKAMQQLQELNPDKQTASPAMCTLLALNTASITIIPTTLIAIRLNYHSANATEIVGTTLMATIIATFAAIVADRWYRNRALHRPPRVHKSDNPGMKG, from the coding sequence TTGATCAATTTAATCTGGCTTCTCATGATCGTAACCGGATTTGCTTTTGCAGCAGCACAAGGCAAAATTGAAGTCGTTACGCAGGCGGCTTTTGATGGAGCAGCAACCGGAGTAACGGTATGTTTTGGGCTGATCAGTGTGCTCGTGTTTTGGATGGGTATGATGAAAATGGCTGAGGATGCCGGGCTGCTGGGACGAATCGCGAAGCTGCTGGGTCCGGTTGTTGGCTTTTTGTTCCCGGATGTTCCGCGGAATCATCCAGCCATGGGCTATATTTTATCTAACATGAGTGCCAATCTGCTCGGCCTCGGTAATGCGGCAACCCCAATGGGTATCAAAGCCATGCAGCAACTGCAAGAGCTGAATCCGGATAAACAAACGGCTTCCCCTGCCATGTGTACTTTGCTGGCTCTGAATACAGCGAGTATCACCATTATTCCGACAACCCTGATAGCCATTCGACTTAATTATCATTCCGCGAATGCCACGGAAATTGTAGGTACCACGCTAATGGCAACCATTATTGCGACATTTGCAGCCATTGTAGCCGATCGCTGGTACCGAAATAGGGCACTTCACAGGCCGCCGCGTGTACATAAAAGTGACAATCCCGGTATGAAAGGATGA
- a CDS encoding S1 family peptidase produces MQKSWKRMLRFGMSGMLAIALLAGQTGLAAAQAVNTIHFTGYFDKQLRAQLAVTADSFPVVNVRLVKQDEPDSVYYDVGTSILISKDEVLTNYHVVQDYAELSDGDEGTLTVASPGHLDKPVKAKIIKTDPVTDMALLKLDKEIDAQPVTFANAKDNQIVYTIGFPKNSAGELVLLDEDFPSTYNTIAKSRVFNSQDSDVPGKKGIGSIVKSVAQGNSGGPVLDQNNRVIGMMTFVYGGRTYYITSKTLQSFIKESATPAKKQVVVAGKVAN; encoded by the coding sequence ATGCAAAAGAGTTGGAAACGAATGCTCCGCTTTGGAATGTCAGGCATGCTTGCCATTGCGTTGCTTGCAGGACAGACGGGGTTGGCTGCGGCTCAAGCCGTTAATACGATTCATTTTACGGGATACTTCGATAAACAACTACGTGCTCAGTTGGCCGTTACAGCGGATTCTTTTCCAGTTGTGAACGTACGTCTGGTCAAACAGGATGAACCCGATTCAGTATATTATGATGTAGGTACATCCATACTGATCTCCAAGGATGAGGTGCTAACCAATTATCATGTCGTTCAGGATTATGCTGAACTGTCTGATGGGGATGAAGGCACACTTACTGTAGCAAGCCCAGGTCATCTGGACAAGCCGGTTAAAGCCAAAATCATTAAAACAGATCCGGTGACAGATATGGCATTGCTGAAGCTGGACAAAGAAATCGACGCACAACCGGTGACGTTTGCAAATGCCAAAGATAATCAAATTGTCTATACCATCGGATTTCCTAAAAATTCCGCCGGGGAACTCGTGCTGTTGGACGAAGATTTCCCTTCAACTTACAATACAATCGCCAAGAGCCGAGTATTTAATTCACAAGATTCAGATGTTCCAGGAAAGAAAGGCATTGGCAGTATCGTAAAATCAGTAGCACAAGGCAATTCAGGTGGCCCTGTTCTGGACCAGAACAATCGGGTTATTGGCATGATGACCTTTGTATACGGCGGACGTACTTATTATATTACTTCCAAAACATTGCAATCCTTCATTAAAGAAAGTGCAACCCCTGCGAAAAAACAGGTCGTTGTTGCTGGTAAAGTAGCCAATTAA
- the resB gene encoding cytochrome c biogenesis protein ResB has translation MFQNTKCECGHQNPVGTVLCEACGKPLLEAEVKSDEVLEMRYDGMARRSQRTNPKIIDRIWNFFSSVKIAVYMIVFTLVGSMLGTIYPQESTFLNIDPSVYYKDTYGQLGHIYYLLGLSHTYESWWFILLLVLIGASLVICSLDRVLPLYKALNKQKIRKHMQFLTRQRLVYQGSIAEASEDWIKKAVTPLKKKGYRVHTEGTALLAEKHRFSRWGPYVIHIGLIIFLLAVLARGLPGLNLDEHVAFPQGEIKKIPNTSMYLKNEQFNVEFYNEDEVPEQFRNLNKTVPKLFETKVVLYECTADCSDPSKKPQLTEVDRHDVRVNHPLNYHGLKAYQFDYDLTPTIRSVTPDLVNAQTGEKYGAIQIAMVDTQRTFEAGPYSLSVKEKYMDFGLDENGEPKSKSPSPNAPAFLFNIKGPDLPAEGMQYLYFAKQIDKQRFQQDAINKQLNGGEIPLQLEVDSMDKVDIIQSVSYLNIRIDKAMPFVWVGAGIVMLGLVMGFYWHHRRIWIRIDDGQLTLGGHTNKNWFGFRREVAAVLKHMNVEVDEKSLDNGGNQT, from the coding sequence GTGTTCCAAAATACGAAATGTGAGTGCGGACACCAGAATCCGGTGGGCACTGTGCTGTGTGAAGCCTGTGGCAAGCCGCTGCTGGAGGCCGAGGTCAAATCGGATGAAGTATTGGAAATGCGTTATGATGGCATGGCGCGTCGTTCGCAGCGTACCAATCCCAAAATCATTGACCGCATATGGAACTTTTTCTCATCGGTCAAAATTGCTGTTTACATGATTGTGTTTACACTTGTAGGTTCCATGCTGGGCACAATCTATCCACAAGAAAGTACATTTCTGAATATTGATCCATCCGTATATTACAAGGACACATACGGTCAGTTGGGTCATATCTATTATCTGCTGGGTCTGTCCCATACATACGAATCCTGGTGGTTTATTTTGTTACTGGTACTGATCGGCGCTTCATTGGTCATATGCAGTCTAGACCGGGTACTTCCACTATATAAAGCGCTGAATAAACAGAAAATACGCAAACACATGCAGTTTCTTACACGCCAGCGACTGGTGTATCAAGGTTCCATAGCTGAGGCATCAGAAGACTGGATTAAGAAAGCGGTTACGCCGCTTAAAAAGAAAGGTTATCGCGTGCATACCGAGGGTACTGCATTGCTGGCTGAGAAACATCGATTCAGTCGCTGGGGGCCATATGTTATCCATATCGGATTGATTATCTTCCTGCTCGCAGTACTTGCTCGAGGACTTCCCGGGCTGAATCTGGATGAGCATGTTGCTTTTCCCCAAGGGGAAATCAAAAAAATACCGAATACCTCCATGTATTTGAAGAATGAACAGTTTAATGTTGAATTTTACAATGAAGATGAGGTTCCAGAACAGTTCCGTAATTTGAACAAAACCGTTCCAAAACTATTTGAAACCAAAGTGGTATTGTACGAATGTACGGCAGATTGCTCGGATCCTTCGAAAAAACCTCAATTGACCGAGGTGGACCGACATGATGTTCGAGTGAACCATCCACTGAATTACCACGGATTAAAAGCATATCAATTTGATTATGATCTGACACCAACGATTCGTTCGGTAACGCCTGATTTGGTCAATGCCCAGACGGGTGAGAAGTATGGAGCAATCCAAATTGCTATGGTGGATACGCAGCGAACGTTTGAAGCTGGACCCTATAGTCTGAGTGTTAAAGAAAAATATATGGATTTTGGGCTGGATGAAAATGGAGAGCCCAAATCAAAGTCCCCTTCACCTAATGCGCCTGCCTTTCTATTTAACATCAAGGGACCCGATTTACCTGCAGAGGGCATGCAGTACTTGTATTTTGCGAAGCAGATCGATAAACAGCGTTTTCAACAGGACGCAATTAACAAACAGCTGAATGGAGGAGAAATTCCTTTGCAGCTAGAGGTCGATAGCATGGATAAGGTGGACATCATTCAGTCCGTGAGTTACCTCAATATCCGTATTGATAAGGCCATGCCTTTCGTATGGGTTGGGGCAGGCATCGTTATGTTGGGTCTGGTTATGGGCTTTTACTGGCACCACCGACGTATTTGGATTCGGATTGATGATGGACAACTCACCCTAGGTGGCCATACGAACAAAAACTGGTTTGGATTTAGGCGCGAGGTTGCAGCTGTGTTAAAACATATGAATGTGGAAGTGGATGAGAAGTCGTTGGATAACGGGGGGAACCAAACATGA
- the ccsA gene encoding cytochrome c biogenesis protein CcsA translates to MSLLDFSSDAFIVSFFLYCAAFMLYGVAVMGKKWSNRDPQAHVERWGKRAFIASTVALAAHLIFFGTRWAGAGHIPVSNMYEFMSFLSMMIMVAFIVVYAIYRKSLLGLFALPLTIIIMAYAAVFPQEVQPLIPALQSIWLKIHVTLAALGEAFFAVGFAAGFMYLLRTVDFSGKDKSSRRQRGWVEFTLITIVVVVGFIGSVFAFRASGYEAVFVQKIASIDTEVQENSTIEKVIYRMPPIFAPYNSEVESIKPFLGMKEPLLETPSWMNGVNAGRKLNTVVWSLIVGLILYGLIRLIVRRPLGQALQPMLDGIDADDLDEISYRAIAIGFPIFTLGALIFAMIWAQIAWSRFWGWDPKEVWALITWLYYSVYLHLRLSRGWQGRKSAWLAVLGFLVVMFTLVGVNLIIAGLHSYAGAD, encoded by the coding sequence ATGAGTTTATTGGATTTCAGCAGCGACGCATTTATCGTATCTTTTTTTCTATATTGTGCTGCATTTATGTTATATGGCGTTGCCGTCATGGGAAAGAAATGGAGTAATCGTGACCCGCAAGCTCATGTAGAACGATGGGGGAAACGAGCCTTTATTGCATCAACTGTTGCACTAGCTGCACATCTCATCTTCTTTGGTACACGCTGGGCTGGAGCAGGCCATATACCAGTAAGTAATATGTATGAGTTTATGAGTTTTCTTTCCATGATGATTATGGTGGCATTTATTGTAGTTTACGCCATCTATCGCAAATCGTTGCTGGGACTGTTTGCATTGCCACTAACCATCATTATTATGGCATATGCAGCCGTATTTCCTCAGGAAGTACAGCCGCTGATCCCTGCTTTACAATCGATATGGCTCAAGATCCACGTGACGTTGGCAGCTCTTGGCGAGGCATTCTTTGCCGTAGGCTTTGCGGCGGGATTCATGTACTTGTTACGCACAGTCGATTTCAGTGGCAAGGATAAGTCATCCAGACGCCAGCGCGGGTGGGTTGAGTTTACATTAATCACTATCGTCGTTGTCGTTGGGTTTATCGGGTCGGTATTTGCTTTCCGTGCATCCGGATATGAGGCGGTTTTTGTTCAGAAAATCGCTAGCATTGACACAGAGGTACAGGAAAATAGTACAATAGAGAAAGTGATTTATCGCATGCCTCCTATTTTTGCGCCTTATAATAGCGAAGTGGAGAGCATAAAACCGTTTCTTGGCATGAAGGAACCATTGCTTGAGACACCTTCCTGGATGAACGGAGTTAATGCTGGACGTAAACTGAATACGGTAGTCTGGTCTTTGATTGTAGGGTTGATCTTATATGGACTTATTCGTTTAATTGTAAGAAGACCGCTTGGACAAGCTCTGCAACCGATGCTGGATGGCATTGATGCCGATGATCTCGATGAGATTAGTTATCGGGCAATTGCTATCGGATTTCCTATATTTACATTGGGAGCATTAATTTTCGCTATGATCTGGGCCCAGATTGCCTGGAGCCGCTTCTGGGGATGGGACCCCAAAGAGGTGTGGGCTTTGATAACATGGTTATATTATAGTGTGTACCTGCATTTGCGTTTGTCCAGAGGCTGGCAGGGCCGCAAGTCTGCATGGCTTGCAGTACTTGGGTTTTTGGTCGTTATGTTTACGCTCGTTGGTGTGAATTTGATCATTGCCGGGTTACATTCTTACGCAGGGGCAGACTAG
- a CDS encoding D-alanyl-D-alanine carboxypeptidase family protein codes for MRKLMKFMACMLVPLFLFPSFGLAEAQGTIPGPSNHAQSAALIDVTSGRILYSKDGDKELRIASLTKIMTAIVAIEHGKLDDKVKVTSSAFAKEGSSIYLKLGEEMTLENMLYGLMLRSGNDAASAIAEHVGGSEEGFVLLMNKKAEQIGLTHSHFMNPHGLDADGHYSTANDLARLTAYALKNQVFKRIVATENKSAPNPNESWEYSWQNKNKMLRLYEGADGVKTGYTKKAFRCLVSSATRNGQQLAAVTLNDGDDWNDHARMLDFGFENFPLVEIAIKEQPVQNTDVVTGRGFTYPLAKSETSSLTKKLILLDNRVQESTGGDAKTTDPTFGLAGRIDMQLEGKLVGSIPVYRKGSYIPPEPKTEDAALGGDR; via the coding sequence ATGCGAAAATTAATGAAATTTATGGCATGTATGCTTGTACCTTTGTTTCTGTTTCCCTCATTTGGGCTTGCTGAAGCCCAGGGAACCATCCCCGGCCCCTCAAACCATGCGCAAAGCGCTGCTCTCATTGATGTAACATCGGGCCGAATATTGTACAGCAAAGATGGGGATAAGGAACTGAGAATTGCCAGCTTGACCAAAATCATGACGGCAATTGTTGCGATTGAACACGGTAAACTGGATGACAAAGTAAAGGTAACTTCTTCGGCTTTTGCCAAAGAAGGGTCGTCCATCTATCTCAAGCTGGGTGAAGAAATGACACTTGAAAACATGCTATATGGGCTGATGCTGCGATCAGGCAACGATGCGGCCTCGGCGATTGCTGAACATGTCGGTGGATCTGAAGAAGGCTTTGTCCTGTTAATGAACAAAAAGGCAGAGCAAATTGGTCTGACCCATTCCCATTTTATGAATCCCCATGGACTTGACGCAGACGGTCATTACTCCACCGCCAATGATCTTGCACGCTTAACTGCGTATGCGCTCAAGAATCAGGTGTTCAAACGTATTGTAGCTACGGAGAACAAGTCGGCTCCAAATCCGAATGAGAGCTGGGAGTACTCCTGGCAAAACAAAAATAAAATGCTGCGGTTGTACGAGGGGGCCGATGGCGTAAAGACCGGATATACCAAAAAGGCGTTCCGTTGTCTGGTTAGCTCTGCTACACGCAATGGGCAACAGCTTGCTGCGGTAACCCTGAACGATGGCGACGATTGGAATGACCATGCACGTATGCTGGATTTCGGTTTTGAAAACTTCCCTTTGGTGGAAATTGCAATAAAAGAACAGCCTGTACAAAACACGGATGTGGTCACAGGTCGCGGGTTCACCTATCCTCTAGCGAAGAGTGAGACGTCCTCATTGACGAAAAAGCTGATTTTACTCGATAACCGGGTACAAGAGAGTACAGGGGGAGATGCAAAAACGACAGATCCTACTTTTGGACTGGCTGGCCGAATTGATATGCAGCTTGAAGGGAAACTTGTGGGTTCAATTCCTGTGTATCGCAAAGGAAGTTATATTCCGCCAGAGCCGAAGACAGAGGATGCAGCTCTGGGGGGGGATCGGTGA
- a CDS encoding DUF2953 domain-containing protein produces MWIWLGGIGLLIALLLVAVLISYVHVHFTFRKHNHDDYAKITVRLLYGIVRINYEIPSIVFRNMKEGFLVKTEQRMNHSRGEAQSSERVNKRKVKKWAKDVKIMLRATEALKLWIKQTLTRVHMTHLSWSTRIGVGDAAYTAVLIGWVWSIKSIIIGYLSYQIRFEQTPKLQVVPVWEDEMEFQTELDWKLKIRISAVMIAGLTLLTRVLQVEGGWRMWFKLLQEQRRRRKLKLKKQHSKSQI; encoded by the coding sequence GTGTGGATTTGGCTTGGAGGAATCGGCTTGTTGATCGCACTGCTTCTTGTCGCAGTCCTCATCTCGTATGTTCATGTGCATTTTACATTCAGGAAACACAATCATGATGATTATGCCAAGATTACGGTTCGTCTGTTATATGGCATTGTGCGTATTAACTATGAAATTCCTAGTATTGTCTTTCGTAATATGAAGGAAGGTTTTCTGGTGAAGACGGAGCAGCGAATGAATCATTCGAGGGGGGAAGCCCAGAGCAGCGAGCGTGTTAACAAACGTAAAGTCAAAAAATGGGCTAAGGATGTAAAAATCATGCTCAGGGCAACGGAAGCATTAAAGCTCTGGATCAAGCAAACACTCACTCGTGTACATATGACTCATTTGTCCTGGTCCACTCGCATTGGCGTCGGCGATGCAGCATATACGGCTGTTCTCATAGGTTGGGTGTGGAGTATCAAGTCGATCATCATTGGATACCTCTCTTATCAAATCCGTTTTGAACAAACGCCAAAGTTACAAGTTGTGCCGGTGTGGGAAGACGAGATGGAGTTCCAAACCGAGCTGGATTGGAAACTAAAGATCCGGATTTCAGCAGTCATGATCGCAGGACTTACGCTCTTAACCCGAGTGCTTCAAGTAGAGGGAGGATGGCGGATGTGGTTCAAACTCTTACAAGAACAACGGCGCAGACGCAAGCTGAAGCTGAAGAAACAACACAGTAAATCGCAAATTTAA
- a CDS encoding pseudouridine synthase, with protein MERLQKIIAQAGIASRRKSEELILSGKVEVNGEVVTELGTKANPEEDMITVNGKPIRSEKKVYMMLNKPKGVITSASDPEGRKIVSDYLKGVKERVYPVGRLDYDTEGLLILTNDGEFAHLLTHPKHHVPKTYHATVKGVPHGSALEKLKTGIMLDDGMTAPAEIEYKDVDTAANESVISITIYEGRNRQVRRMFEAINHPVTRLKRISFGGILLQNLKRGLTRNLTKEEVNNLITLAKSEPAKKMKKR; from the coding sequence ATGGAAAGATTACAAAAAATTATCGCACAGGCAGGCATTGCATCCCGCCGCAAGAGCGAGGAACTGATCCTGTCCGGCAAAGTAGAAGTTAACGGGGAGGTCGTAACCGAACTGGGTACGAAAGCGAACCCCGAAGAGGATATGATTACGGTTAATGGTAAACCGATCCGCAGTGAAAAGAAAGTGTACATGATGTTGAACAAACCGAAGGGTGTTATCACAAGTGCTTCAGACCCTGAAGGTCGGAAAATTGTATCCGACTATCTTAAAGGTGTCAAGGAACGGGTATACCCAGTGGGTCGTCTGGATTATGACACAGAAGGATTGCTCATTCTAACCAACGATGGCGAGTTTGCGCATTTGTTGACGCATCCTAAGCATCACGTACCCAAAACGTATCATGCAACCGTTAAAGGTGTTCCACATGGTTCGGCTCTGGAGAAATTAAAGACAGGCATTATGCTGGACGATGGTATGACAGCTCCGGCAGAGATTGAGTACAAAGATGTGGATACCGCAGCAAATGAATCTGTTATCTCTATTACGATTTACGAAGGGCGTAACCGTCAGGTTAGACGTATGTTCGAAGCGATTAACCATCCGGTAACACGTCTGAAACGGATTTCGTTTGGTGGTATTTTGCTTCAAAACCTGAAACGGGGACTCACACGCAATCTAACCAAAGAAGAAGTCAACAACCTGATTACGCTCGCAAAATCAGAACCCGCCAAAAAAATGAAAAAAAGGTAA
- a CDS encoding spore maturation protein — protein MLTFINWISVWAIPVIIAFVPLYAFTKKVPVYESFVDGAKDGFSTAISIIPHLVGMMVAISVFRASGALDYVISLFAPLVSWMGVPGEVLPLGILRPLTGTGSLAFTTDLIKTYGPDSMIGRMASTIQGSTDTTLYVLTVYFGAVGIRNGRYALKVGLFSDVVGFIAALVICLIVFG, from the coding sequence TTGTTAACCTTCATCAACTGGATTTCCGTCTGGGCCATTCCGGTTATCATCGCGTTTGTTCCATTATATGCGTTTACCAAAAAGGTCCCGGTCTACGAATCTTTTGTTGATGGGGCCAAAGATGGCTTCTCTACGGCAATTAGCATTATTCCCCATCTGGTAGGTATGATGGTAGCGATCAGTGTATTCCGTGCTTCCGGTGCATTGGATTATGTGATCAGCCTATTCGCACCACTTGTATCCTGGATGGGGGTTCCGGGAGAAGTATTGCCACTCGGTATTTTGCGTCCTTTAACTGGGACAGGCTCGCTTGCCTTTACAACTGACCTAATTAAAACCTATGGCCCTGACTCGATGATTGGCCGCATGGCTTCCACGATTCAAGGCAGTACGGATACAACCCTATATGTATTGACAGTTTATTTTGGAGCCGTAGGCATTCGTAATGGTCGCTATGCGCTCAAAGTTGGGTTGTTTTCCGATGTAGTTGGTTTCATTGCAGCCTTGGTCATTTGTTTGATTGTATTTGGTTAA